A segment of the Candidatus Methanomethylicota archaeon genome:
ACTGAGAAAAGAATAGGACGCATTGGAAGTGAAAACATTGATATAAAGTATTCAGGATTTTGAAATCTTACAACTTCAGATATCATTACACTTTTTGCCATAGCAAAGGGTACTAAGAGTGCAATATATAATGGAAGAGAGCCCACAGCCATCATTTTAATTGCTCTTTCAGCAGAATGTTGTTCTAAAAATTCTCTATGAATATCAATCCCTTTTGCTCCTTTTGCTAAATCATGAACTGGCATTGTTGTAGAAAGGAAGGATTGAGATTGAGATCCCATGAAGACATAAAGAGATTCTTCTAATTTTAAAAGTCCTACTAGACCAAGAATACTTGCCCAACCAAGTATACCCCACCAAGCTGGTATTGAAAATAATAATAAAAATATAATTGTAAAAATACCAATCCATATTAAAGATTTATAGAATTTTGAAAGATATGCAATTGGTTCAACATCTTTTTTATAATAGAATTTTAATACTGCCCAAAATCCTGGTGTTAAAATTGGAGGGCCTATTCTTTGTTGTATTCTTGCTTGTATTTTTCTTTCAATTCCTGGAATTATTAATGAATATGGTATTGCAATAATTATTGCAATAATGGAAGCAATTAATAATTCCATATTAATCACCTTCTATATTTTTTCATTATTTCCATAACACTCATAACTTTTCTTTTATCAGATTCTATTATTTCTACACGTGTACAACATGTTAAACATGGATCACAACTTGCAATTGTTAAAATAGCATCAGTTACATGATCTCCAACACATGCTTTTTCCATTGCAGCTAAATTAGTAAGTGTTGGAGTTCTAATTTTATATCCACGTATTAAACCTTGAGAGTCTAGTCCATAAGAATGCATTAACTCACCTCTAAAAGCTTCAAAATAAGCTGTAGTATAGTTCATCTTTGTAGGAACCCAATCTCTATTTATAATAGGCCCATCTGGAATATTTTTTAATATTTGACGTATAATTTTTAAACATTCAAAAATTTCAAGTGCTCTTTGAACTACTCTTGCTTTGTTATCTCCCTCTGTAAGAACTATAACTTCAAAATCAAAAGGCTTATATTCATGCATTAATGTTCTAACATCATAATTCCATCCAGAAGCTCTACCAGTAGGACCTGTTGCATGATATTTTATAGCATCTTCTTTTGATAAAAATCCTACACCAGTAAGCCTTGACATTACCATTGAATCTGCTAAAATTCTTTCAATATACTCTTTATATTTTTTCTCAAAATCATTTATTCTTTCACTTATAACTCTTTTAAGAGATTCTGTGAGGTCTGCCCTTGGTCTTATTCCTCCAATAACAGGAACTGCAGGCATTACTCTATTTCCACCTATATACGCCATGAGGTCCATGAATACTTCTCTTAATAAAAATGAACGCATAGCAAAAGTTTCGTGACCAACAACTTCAAAAGCATGACCAAAGAATATTAAGTGACTTGCTATACGTTGTATTTCATTAATTAATACTCTAATATAATTAGCTCTTTCTGGAACGTCTATTTTTAATCCAGCTTCTACAACTCTAACAGAATTCCAAGCATGTACATTAGAACATATACCACAAACTCTTTCAGTAATTAAGAGTGCTTTTTCAACAGGAAGGCCTTCAAGAAGACGTTCTACTCCTCTATAAGCCATATTAATATTAATTTCACAATCTTCAACTATTTCATCATTTACAAATAATCTAATTCTATAAGGCTCGATTAATGCAGGATGTACTGGACCTATGGATAATTCTTTTTCTATTATTTTTTTATCACTCATATCATGGTGCCTCCATTAACTTTGGTACTGCTTTGATTGCCCCCATTATAATATCTTCAGGTCTTGGAGCGCAACCAGGTACTTTTACATCAACAGGAATTATACTATCTACAGGAGCGAAAACTTCTTCATTCACTCCTATATCACCAACCATGTTCTTATATACATTACCATTGATTGCACAAGCTCCAACTGCTACAACACCCTTAGGTTCAGGAATTAAAGAATATAACTTCTTTAAAGGTTCAACCATTTGCCAAGTCACACAACCTGAAACAATAAGAACATCTGCTTCTCTAGGATTCCATGTTAAAAGAATACGATATTGTTCAATATCATATCTAGGTGAAAATACTGCATTTACAACTTCTATATCACAACCATTACAGCCACCAGTATAAACTAACATAGCATGAATTGCATTTTTTCTAGATATTGCTTTTAAACCCATAATAACTACCTCCCTATAGCCTTAAAGAATTCTGATGGAATTAATTTTTTAAGCTCCTCAATTTTTTCAGGTGGAGCTTTTATAGGTTTTTTCAATATTTCACTTAAAGTCATTCTTGGACTACCAACATCTCTTGCATGAATTGGTGCAGCTTCACCAAATAATGCAAATATAGGACAGAAGTCATGACAATTTAAACAAAAAATACATTTCATAAGATCAATTCTTGGCACTTTTTCTCTTTTATAACCTTCAATTATCTCTACAGGCTTTTCTAAAGGAACCATAGTTATTGCATGAGTAGGACAGACTTTTTCACATCCACCACAACCAATACACATTTCATCAAGAACTGTTTCCCAAGCTGGAACTGAAAGTGAAATAACTTTATTTCTAATTTCAATACTTGTTACTCTATCTGCTTTTGCTATAATACGAATAAAGTTTCTATAAATTCCTTGTAACATTACTCTTAATAAAGATATCATGGTATTATAACTACCTCCTCTGCTTTAACTTTTTCACTACCATAATATTTTACTAATCTTATACAATCTGTTGGACAGGTAGTAGCACATGCACCACAACCAATACATTTTTCTTCATTTACATATGCTAAGCCTTTATTTAAATAAATAGCATTATTTCCCCTAAGAGAAATTTTACATGCATCTACGCATAATCCACATCCAATACATAGGTCTCTATTGATATTTATTGACCAATATTTCAATTCTCGCTTAGGCAAAGTATATAATATAGGTATTGCATCAGTAGGACAATGAGAAGCACACAATTCACATAATATACATTTTTTAATATCCACTAATGGTTTTTCGTCAATAATAGGATTAAAACTAATAGCATTTACTGGACAAATTTTAACACATGTTCCACATCTTATACACTTCATAATATTTCTCCTCCCCAAGTTATAGTCTTTATAGATAAAGCTCCTACAGGACAATACTTTATACATCTACCACACATTACACAAAAACCCCCAGGATACCTATCTTTTAAATACATTGTTTGAGATGGACAAATTTTAACACATTCACCACATAATGTACATAGTTCTGGATTAAGTTTAATTCTATTCATTTCAAATTTTAAAGCACCATTTGGACAAACTTTAGTACATAGTGAACAA
Coding sequences within it:
- a CDS encoding NADH-quinone oxidoreductase subunit H, with translation MELLIASIIAIIIAIPYSLIIPGIERKIQARIQQRIGPPILTPGFWAVLKFYYKKDVEPIAYLSKFYKSLIWIGIFTIIFLLLFSIPAWWGILGWASILGLVGLLKLEESLYVFMGSQSQSFLSTTMPVHDLAKGAKGIDIHREFLEQHSAERAIKMMAVGSLPLYIALLVPFAMAKSVMISEVVRFQNPEYFISMFSLPMRPILFSVPGLIATIVYFIGYVILLNEKPFSILKAKIDVIEGGVLEYAAKLRAGYYIMRNLLLFVLSSIFVTLFLGIPFDPLKPFYLLLNIILSLLMPIALSILVAFSPILTFRQIYPTTIGLSILAALALIISILGG
- a CDS encoding nickel-dependent hydrogenase large subunit; translation: MSDKKIIEKELSIGPVHPALIEPYRIRLFVNDEIVEDCEININMAYRGVERLLEGLPVEKALLITERVCGICSNVHAWNSVRVVEAGLKIDVPERANYIRVLINEIQRIASHLIFFGHAFEVVGHETFAMRSFLLREVFMDLMAYIGGNRVMPAVPVIGGIRPRADLTESLKRVISERINDFEKKYKEYIERILADSMVMSRLTGVGFLSKEDAIKYHATGPTGRASGWNYDVRTLMHEYKPFDFEVIVLTEGDNKARVVQRALEIFECLKIIRQILKNIPDGPIINRDWVPTKMNYTTAYFEAFRGELMHSYGLDSQGLIRGYKIRTPTLTNLAAMEKACVGDHVTDAILTIASCDPCLTCCTRVEIIESDKRKVMSVMEIMKKYRR
- a CDS encoding 4Fe-4S binding protein, which gives rise to MISLLRVMLQGIYRNFIRIIAKADRVTSIEIRNKVISLSVPAWETVLDEMCIGCGGCEKVCPTHAITMVPLEKPVEIIEGYKREKVPRIDLMKCIFCLNCHDFCPIFALFGEAAPIHARDVGSPRMTLSEILKKPIKAPPEKIEELKKLIPSEFFKAIGR
- a CDS encoding 4Fe-4S binding protein — protein: MKCIRCGTCVKICPVNAISFNPIIDEKPLVDIKKCILCELCASHCPTDAIPILYTLPKRELKYWSININRDLCIGCGLCVDACKISLRGNNAIYLNKGLAYVNEEKCIGCGACATTCPTDCIRLVKYYGSEKVKAEEVVIIP